In BD1-7 clade bacterium, one genomic interval encodes:
- the pleD_3 gene encoding Response regulator PleD — MASSPDNQKLQRMFDRLVDKARQNQAILERFQRFELAMLSCDSIADLLHSLIYASEESFVLADTRLILFDRKQDLRPLMSACERKEFGHRLVFDFEAKGLEQIYSADLKPVLKSLTAREKTRWFSGKVGIQSAAFIPLLAGNELIGSLHLGSEDVHRFSADMAVDFMNHTGMIAAMCIQNSVAKEQVRLLSMIDPLTQVKNRRCFDLDIKTEVSRAIRQGDPVSCLFIDADFFKRVNDEFGHQAGDETLRKLAQYIETQLRETDHIARFGGEEFAVLLPECDAELALQIAERVRLFVAGKRVRFDETMIKVTLSVGASTFDPSLYQASSNTASGQAFDRESVIQELIGQADAAVYDAKAAGRNRVCFRPMQDDYRQQAWGA; from the coding sequence ATGGCCAGTTCGCCTGACAATCAAAAGTTGCAGCGCATGTTTGACCGTCTGGTTGACAAAGCGCGGCAGAATCAAGCGATTCTTGAACGATTCCAGCGGTTCGAGCTGGCGATGTTGTCCTGCGACTCTATTGCAGATCTTCTACACTCTCTTATTTACGCGTCCGAAGAATCCTTTGTATTAGCCGATACGCGCCTGATTTTGTTTGATCGCAAACAAGATCTGCGCCCGCTGATGAGTGCCTGTGAGCGTAAGGAGTTTGGTCATCGTCTGGTATTTGATTTTGAAGCTAAAGGGTTAGAACAGATTTATTCAGCGGATTTAAAACCCGTACTTAAATCGTTAACAGCCCGCGAAAAAACACGTTGGTTTAGTGGTAAGGTCGGTATTCAGTCTGCTGCCTTTATTCCCCTGTTAGCGGGTAATGAATTGATCGGTAGCCTGCATTTGGGCAGTGAAGATGTGCATCGTTTTAGTGCAGATATGGCCGTTGATTTTATGAATCATACGGGCATGATCGCGGCAATGTGTATTCAAAATTCGGTTGCTAAAGAGCAGGTGAGATTGCTCAGTATGATCGACCCGTTAACACAGGTGAAAAATCGCCGGTGTTTCGATTTGGATATTAAAACCGAAGTCTCAAGAGCTATTCGCCAAGGCGACCCGGTGTCGTGTTTGTTTATCGATGCTGATTTTTTCAAACGTGTTAATGATGAATTCGGGCATCAAGCGGGTGATGAAACGTTACGAAAGCTGGCTCAATATATTGAAACGCAATTGCGTGAAACTGATCATATCGCCCGTTTTGGCGGCGAAGAGTTTGCGGTTTTACTGCCAGAATGTGATGCAGAGTTAGCCTTGCAGATTGCCGAGCGTGTGCGTTTGTTTGTTGCCGGAAAACGTGTCAGGTTTGACGAAACCATGATTAAAGTCACTCTATCTGTGGGTGCTTCGACCTTTGATCCGTCGTTGTACCAAGCTTCATCTAACACGGCGAGTGGGCAGGCATTTGATCGAGAGTCCGTTATTCAGGAGTTGATCGGTCAGGCCGATGCGGCGGTTTATGATGCCAAAGCAGCAGGGCGTAATCGTGTTTGTTTTAGGCCGATGCAAGATGATTATCGTCAGCAGGCGTGGGGTGCTTGA